The genomic DNA tttgaataattattattttaataaattttaattataaatcaagtttaataaaaattttggtgtttttaaacatttatatattagatatcacatttattatgttccaaccgttattgcacccgctggttaaccagtcgtaaacctcccgcaaacgcaccaattttaaacagctaaaccagtcattcaaaatgcttaataacgcttgaaaccgcaatcgtctGCTTCcacaatctcccgcaaccgcaaccgcagcgtttgaaccagtcaagCCCTTAATCAGTTATTTCACTTTCTCATGAACCCATACATGtgacattatatatattataatagtaTAGTATTGTTTTCCTCATCTAGGCCGTACcgctattttatatatatttttaacgaaTACAATTTCACACAGATCTCAAATGATATAATCTTGACAACCACGAAGCACATCCTACATGCATGTCTCAACACCAATGAGAAATGCACCAAAAAGGTTATGACAAAAATTCTCCATTCATGGAAGAGATAAACATAAGCGAGATGTTGCTGGTCTCGTCGTATCTAAAGGTTGCTGTTCCTATGCTGAAGTTGGGTACCACATTCTATTGAGCTCGAGAGAAAGTTTGAGAGTAACATGAAAAACTCCATCGACAACCTAAACGTGTCGTGAGTTAAAAACCATGTCATAACGCACTCTTACAAATGTGAAATTTTCCTGGACGATAGTTATCATCAAAATCTATGCATGCATACGTGATTCATGTCCTTCATATATAAACActgacatatatatactttaaaaaaagaaataagaatacTACAAAGGATATGGATATTGATGCGAGAGTATCCACGTCATGAGGCTTTTACAATCTGATGATAACATCGCACCGGTAACATTTGAGCAAACTCATTGCACATCCTAAAATTAGTATctctaacttttaaaaatattaaaaataatattaatctaagTTTACATCTTCATCCTATTGTTGTTAGTTTTTATCTTCCCATTAGTCATCCCTAAATATGGGTGTCTTCCAAACTCAACACAAAACTGCACACAAAACTGAACATTGATTTCTTGTTCTATGTTGAGTTTTGTTGAGTCTGTACTATGTTACAACATTAGTACCTTCAGATCATTTATAGCTTCAACTTGATTTTTTCAAACGAAACTAAAGAGACAAAGATGACAATGTAGAACAAAGGGTTACATACAAGTGAAAAGAAAACTGAGGTTCCTTGTCAATTGTCTAGCTCCATAGCTTGAGCAGCTTTAGCTTTAGCAGCTGGAGTCAGTTTcgttttcaatttcttcttgCCAACAGAAAACCCACCTGCCTTCTTCTTCCCACTTCCATCAACCTTGACAACAAAATCAACCAGCAcacataaataattaactacAAAATCCAAGACATAGTAAGATGCACATTACAATATAACCATTCCGTAACAACATTTCTAAGTAAGTTCATATTCCAGCATTTCATTCCTAAATCTACATGAAGAATCAATCGGAAATCAACTACTAAACCCGCAACTTGTAAAAAGCTTTGTAACGTTACCTTCTCTGAGAAACAGCGATGGTGGCACCGATAAGCAGAGCTCCAACCACTAAACCCGCAACTTCGTTTGATGTTAAGCTCtgcatcttctcttcttcctccttccttCTGATAAGATTCTACATACTCTAAAATAATCCTTATGAACAGCTGTAAGCAAAcctatcatcatcaccaaatcaCAAATGAAAACGCCACATACACATGGAAACAACAAACATCAATGCCAAGAAGATTGTCACAAAGTTTAATACCATCGCCACGGTTATTAGTACGGCCAAGCTTGTAACTGAGATAACCAGCGTCACCAAGTCTCTTCTCATACATATTAACAAGCTCTTCGTTCCCTACCCAAAACTcctttagaacaaaaaaatcagaaacagagcatcaaaaaaaaaaaaaagagtttccttTCATAGAGGCAATTCGTCGAACAACCTGTAAACAAATGATGGAGGACCTCTCATATAATAACCAATCAATGATTCTATGATTCCTTCCAAGCCAATACGTTCGATTATCACTTTCACGAAGACTCTGATCCTACATTtccaacaacacacacataatccaaaaatttaccaaaaagaaaaaaaaaaatcaaaattgatgaaaaagaaacaaaaccttgGGAGAGAGACGTTTATAGATGGGAGCAGCCccgtctcaaaaaaaaatttgtccctAGGCATACAATTGTTTTAAGACCCTTTtcaacataattttttgtttttgtttttttctggtcCCCATTAgcttaatgattaaaaaaaaaaaactttgtccCATGGCCATTGCCCCTCTCGCCATGGGTATGAGCCGGGGCTGGATGGGAGCAAGGATATTGAAAGTAGTACAAGAGATACAAGGTTGCTGATGAGATTGCATAGCTTCCTAGTTTTGATCGATTCGTGTTTTGTGTTGGAatcgaaagagagaagaagcaaagagatagaaaaaaaaatcaaaaaaaaataaaatcgtaACCTCTAGATAAGTGACACGTGCGTGTCTGTGGGTATCTAAAATACTCTCCGCAGAGACACAGGTCTCTGACAATTTcagattaaaactttatttttcaatcacttaattattaaataaatgaaacacATCCGCAAAGGATGACCAATGGGAATGCTCTTATGaacacacttttttttctctgacgAATTTTCTCTAACGGACTAATAATGACAAACGCATGACCATCTTATATCTAACTACCTAATTCTCTACCTAAATGTACGTAGCCTCCAATTCGTATTATTATATACCCGAAGATTGAGTTGATACGGAAAAAAATAGTTAACTTGATCTTATCATATTCTTGACATGTCAGATCTCAAGTCTCACAGGGAATGTCCCACTCAAGATTGTACACTAATCTTCAACGAGCCAAATAATTAAAGACTTGAAATTTCTACTCTTTGAACGTGCAATAACAGTGAATAAATAAAGGCTAGTGATCgcagcaaaaaataaataaataaatttagtttacTAAAAGACACAAACCCCGTAGTGATAACAGCTTCCTAGGCCCAAATACTAATTTCTTGGAACCGAAggaaaccatgttaaatttcgaACCCCCGTAGCCAATGCTACTCGAACCGAGGTGGTGGTACTTTcatttttacaaataaagaaTTAGACCCGGGCTCTATAATAATCTTGATCCTAATTCAATGATTTAGGCCTCATTTTCAATACCATCTATCACAATGCCACCTTTGAGTTGATATCCTTTCACCTCCGTGAGAGTCATAATGACCTCATCATCATTTTCTCCTTCTCGTGTCTCAAACTCTCCTAACTCAATCTCCATCCAAACGTCGTCTCTACCTTTTGGCTCTCTCCTTTTCCCGTCCCCACCCACCGCCTCCACGGTCATGGCCATTCGCACTTCTCGGTTACCGTAAAACAGCCGCttcatttgttgtttcttctcatCCGAGCAACTTAGATAAGTTGCACTCTTACTAATTTGACCATTCTTGGATCTCCGCCGGAACTAGGTCTAGTCCGTAAGCGCCTTTAGTTACTTTCATTATGACATATGCTCCGTATTTTGTGTTTGGTGATAAA from Camelina sativa cultivar DH55 chromosome 7, Cs, whole genome shotgun sequence includes the following:
- the LOC104701033 gene encoding uncharacterized protein LOC104701033 isoform X2; translated protein: MYEKRLGDAGYLSYKLGRTNNRGDESYQKEGGRREDAELNIKRSCGFSGWSSAYRCHHRCFSEKVDGSGKKKAGGFSVGKKKLKTKLTPAAKAKAAQAMELDN
- the LOC104701033 gene encoding uncharacterized protein LOC104701033 isoform X1 — encoded protein: MRRDLVTLVISVTSLAVLITVAMVCLQLFIRIILEYVESYQKEGGRREDAELNIKRSCGFSGWSSAYRCHHRCFSEKVDGSGKKKAGGFSVGKKKLKTKLTPAAKAKAAQAMELDN